A window from Lachnoanaerobaculum umeaense encodes these proteins:
- a CDS encoding DMP19 family protein, giving the protein MNPFNNFDDNKENVTNVHNNEKELDKGRAGKTYAKITVEDIENIEEFWDILDPVYWTIDIYSSYEEYLNSAKNFTLDQRYLNAISWYFMEVNNGGHFQFLDNSTGIVWEDTLNGLHLFGMEELADNFKKIVELFGGKIPFDREERWEAMDKMSEDFEELLDKADSVVYDLYDYDYAFEMKYIKSNPEKFVFEGYYNKIV; this is encoded by the coding sequence ATGAACCCATTTAACAACTTTGATGATAATAAAGAGAATGTTACAAATGTGCATAACAATGAGAAGGAACTTGATAAAGGTAGAGCCGGAAAAACCTATGCAAAAATAACAGTAGAAGATATTGAAAATATAGAAGAATTTTGGGATATATTAGATCCTGTATATTGGACTATAGATATTTACAGTTCATATGAGGAGTACTTAAATTCCGCCAAGAATTTTACATTGGATCAGAGATATCTTAATGCGATATCCTGGTATTTTATGGAAGTAAATAATGGTGGACATTTTCAGTTTTTAGATAACTCTACCGGAATTGTATGGGAAGATACTTTAAATGGACTTCATCTGTTTGGAATGGAAGAACTGGCTGATAATTTCAAAAAGATTGTAGAACTGTTTGGAGGAAAGATTCCATTTGACAGAGAAGAGAGATGGGAAGCTATGGATAAAATGAGTGAAGATTTTGAGGAACTTTTGGATAAGGCTGACAGTGTTGTATATGATTTGTATGACTATGACTATGCATTTGAAATGAAATATATAAAATCTAATCCTGAGAAGTTTGTATTTGAGGGATATTATAATAAGATAGTGTGA
- a CDS encoding acyl-CoA dehydrogenase family protein, with translation MSYQTTKEHELLREKVREFAEREVKPIAFSLDVKSEFPTQVVKNMGKLGIMGLPYEKKYGGAGADVISYAIAVEELSRVDGGVGVILSAHTSLGTYPIAAFGNEEQKKKYLPGLCSGELIGAFGLTEPNAGSDAGGTETTAEDMGDHYLLNGNKIFITNGGEADVYIVFALTTPNIGTRGISALIVEKGWEGFSFGDHYDKLGIRSSATCELIFNNVKVPKENLLGKEGQGFKIAMATLDGGRIGIAAQALGIAQGAFEEAVEYSKEREQFGKPIAAQQAIAFKIADMATKLRCARMLVYSAAELKEEHAPYGMESAMAKQYASDVALEITSEALQIFGGNGYLKGMPVERMYRDARITPIYEGTNEIQRVVIAAHILGKISRGEAAAVKKTKGPETGERKKMIIGEGSLKEKIDVLVSSLQKDGYDFTVGIPMDTPIVSAERVVSAGQGIGSKENMKLIEDLARAAGAAIGSSRPVAETLGYVPLDRYVGMSGQKFKGNLYIACGISGAIQHLKGIKNASTIVAINKDPNARIFKNCDYGIVGDVNEVLPALAKALDTGDKKPAPPMKKIKRAVPKKHTPSRKLYLCNGCGYEYDVLLGDEEGDVRPGTEFKDIPKEWVCPHCGETADNFIEIEV, from the coding sequence ATGTCTTATCAAACAACAAAAGAACATGAGTTGCTTAGAGAGAAGGTTCGCGAGTTTGCAGAGAGGGAAGTAAAGCCTATAGCTTTCAGCCTGGATGTAAAGAGTGAATTTCCAACTCAGGTTGTAAAGAACATGGGTAAACTTGGAATTATGGGACTTCCATATGAGAAGAAGTATGGTGGTGCCGGAGCTGATGTAATCAGTTATGCTATTGCTGTTGAGGAGCTTTCAAGAGTTGACGGTGGTGTGGGTGTTATCCTTTCAGCTCATACTTCATTGGGTACTTATCCGATAGCTGCTTTTGGTAATGAGGAGCAAAAGAAGAAGTATTTGCCGGGACTTTGCAGTGGTGAACTTATTGGAGCTTTTGGTCTTACAGAGCCAAACGCAGGATCTGATGCAGGTGGTACAGAGACTACAGCTGAGGATATGGGAGATCACTATCTTTTAAATGGAAACAAGATATTCATAACAAATGGTGGAGAAGCGGATGTTTATATAGTATTTGCACTTACAACTCCTAATATAGGTACAAGAGGTATCTCAGCTCTGATCGTGGAAAAGGGATGGGAAGGATTTAGCTTTGGTGATCATTATGATAAGCTTGGAATCAGATCATCTGCTACATGTGAGCTTATCTTCAATAATGTAAAGGTTCCAAAGGAGAACTTGCTTGGAAAAGAAGGTCAGGGATTTAAGATTGCTATGGCTACACTTGATGGAGGTAGAATCGGTATTGCTGCACAGGCACTTGGTATTGCACAGGGAGCTTTTGAGGAAGCTGTGGAATACAGTAAGGAAAGAGAGCAGTTTGGAAAGCCTATAGCTGCACAGCAAGCAATAGCATTTAAGATTGCGGATATGGCAACAAAGCTTAGATGTGCAAGAATGCTTGTATATTCTGCTGCGGAGCTTAAGGAAGAGCATGCTCCATATGGTATGGAATCAGCTATGGCAAAGCAGTATGCATCTGATGTAGCACTTGAGATAACTTCAGAAGCACTTCAGATATTTGGTGGAAACGGATATCTAAAGGGTATGCCTGTAGAGAGAATGTACAGAGATGCAAGAATTACACCTATATATGAGGGAACCAACGAAATTCAGAGAGTTGTTATAGCAGCTCATATTTTAGGTAAGATCTCAAGAGGCGAGGCTGCAGCTGTAAAGAAGACAAAGGGACCTGAGACAGGTGAGAGAAAGAAAATGATTATAGGAGAAGGCTCACTAAAAGAAAAAATAGATGTACTTGTATCAAGCCTTCAAAAAGACGGATATGATTTTACGGTAGGTATTCCAATGGATACACCGATAGTATCTGCAGAGAGAGTTGTCAGTGCAGGACAGGGTATTGGCTCAAAAGAAAATATGAAGCTTATTGAGGACTTGGCTAGAGCTGCCGGAGCTGCAATCGGTTCTTCAAGACCTGTAGCAGAGACTTTGGGATATGTACCACTTGATAGATATGTAGGTATGTCAGGTCAGAAGTTTAAAGGAAATCTTTATATTGCCTGTGGTATTTCAGGTGCAATACAACATCTAAAGGGTATCAAGAATGCTTCTACAATAGTTGCGATAAATAAGGATCCAAATGCCAGAATATTCAAAAACTGTGACTATGGTATTGTAGGAGATGTAAATGAGGTATTACCTGCACTTGCTAAGGCTCTTGATACTGGTGATAAGAAACCTGCACCACCAATGAAGAAGATTAAGAGAGCTGTACCTAAGAAGCATACACCATCCAGAAAACTTTATCTATGTAATGGTTGTGGCTATGAATATGATGTACTCCTTGGAGATGAAGAGGGCGATGTAAGACCCGGAACAGAGTTTAAGGATATTCCAAAGGAATGGGTATGTCCACACTGTGGTGAAACAGCAGACAATTTTATAGAGATTGAAGTATAA
- a CDS encoding FprA family A-type flavoprotein has product MYNYRKVTDDLYWVGGDDHRLSLFENIHPIYHGVSYNAYLLMDEKTVLVDTADWSVGRQFLDNVEGVLGDRSLDFLLINHVEPDHAASIPEILLRWPNVKIITTEKAAMILRQFGFNIRPDQVDEVTEGDSRCFGKHTLAFVKAPMVHWPEAMVTFDTTNGVLFSADAFGSFRALDGKLFADEVEFDREWLDDARRYYTNIVGKYGPQVLQVLKKASTLPIKYICPLHGPVWRKDIPYILDKYMHWASYEPEEKGIMIVYASMYGNTEAAAEILARKLCEKGITKTRLYDVSSTHVSYLISDLFKYSHLVLASVTYNLGIFPPMHNFLMDLKALNLQNRTCAIVENGSWAPNSGNLMKAELENLKHIDIMDDEVSVTSSYRENNESDMDALVDALVASFNKK; this is encoded by the coding sequence ATGTATAATTACCGTAAAGTTACAGATGATTTGTATTGGGTAGGTGGAGATGACCACAGATTAAGCCTTTTTGAGAATATTCATCCTATATATCATGGAGTATCCTATAATGCATATCTTTTGATGGATGAAAAGACAGTTTTGGTAGATACAGCTGATTGGTCAGTTGGTAGACAATTCCTTGACAATGTTGAGGGAGTTTTGGGAGATCGCAGTTTAGATTTTCTACTTATAAACCATGTAGAGCCTGATCATGCAGCTTCTATTCCGGAGATTTTGCTTCGTTGGCCAAATGTAAAGATTATTACAACAGAGAAGGCTGCTATGATACTTCGCCAGTTCGGATTTAATATCAGACCGGATCAAGTGGATGAGGTTACAGAGGGTGACAGTAGATGTTTTGGAAAACATACTCTTGCATTTGTAAAGGCTCCAATGGTACATTGGCCTGAGGCTATGGTTACATTTGATACTACAAACGGCGTACTTTTCTCAGCAGATGCATTCGGCTCATTCAGAGCACTTGACGGAAAGCTTTTTGCAGATGAAGTTGAGTTTGATAGAGAGTGGCTTGATGATGCCAGAAGATACTATACAAACATAGTTGGGAAATATGGCCCACAGGTATTACAGGTACTAAAGAAAGCTTCTACACTACCTATTAAGTATATTTGCCCACTTCATGGTCCGGTTTGGAGAAAAGATATTCCTTATATCTTGGATAAATATATGCATTGGGCAAGTTATGAGCCTGAAGAGAAGGGTATAATGATAGTATACGCTTCTATGTATGGAAATACTGAGGCTGCAGCAGAAATTTTGGCAAGAAAGCTATGTGAAAAGGGAATTACAAAGACAAGACTCTATGATGTTTCAAGCACACATGTGAGCTATCTTATCTCAGATTTATTCAAATATAGCCATCTTGTACTTGCTTCAGTTACATACAACCTTGGAATATTCCCTCCAATGCACAATTTCCTTATGGATCTGAAGGCTCTTAACTTGCAAAACAGAACATGTGCTATAGTTGAGAACGGTTCTTGGGCACCTAATTCAGGAAATTTGATGAAGGCAGAGCTTGAAAACTTAAAGCATATAGATATTATGGATGATGAAGTAAGTGTAACTTCTTCATACAGAGAAAACAATGAAAGCGATATGGATGCTTTAGTAGATGCACTTGTTGCTTCATTTAATAAAAAGTAA